A window from Vidua macroura isolate BioBank_ID:100142 chromosome 20, ASM2450914v1, whole genome shotgun sequence encodes these proteins:
- the MKS1 gene encoding tectonic-like complex member MKS1 isoform X1 → MAGAARCGGSAVYRSRDPVRNLRLRVRIQRVAPAGPLLPRVPPLAGPESPGRADRAADAGAAPLRVTAASRAGAQRPPEDEEEEVEVGWQEKLFSQFEVDLYLNESACQTPLDWQYHEEIRKLEKAGGRKNCRIFTYTDHDRFTNLEELCQKVTDLDHEVPSYLVERMANVRRRRQDRRSVEASSLKSKIITWEPSEEFIKNNHVINTPVQTMYIMGDLGPYGKLGHREYENVLCTIKVDGNGVITVKPDFTGTKGAYRIELDGEKREVWEYTIENASAQVQPEEEEREQRVFRELYGRHRDYLSGLVGSDFEMPLPGTLRLLVNGEIVSAQGYEYDNLYVHFFLELPNQWSSSPFQQLSGVTQTCATKAVGLDNVAYFCYPFTVEMFYTQEDEDSLPQWPVLYFEVLSLDFWQRYRVEGYGSLVLPTCPGVHMLTIPTWRPVGLGPVAEMRRFFIGGSPELEDLTYIRIPSTFKGKRLSRFGFRTESTGSVTFRLCCLQQSRAFLENSALRKHMQSVLDRLGGFSQQSSVYNVLEAFQRARRRMQEARESLPQDLINTSASAVPQPLEP, encoded by the exons ATGGCGGGCGCGGCGCGGTGTGGGGGTAGCGCCGTGTACCGCTCCCGGGACCCCGTCCGCAACCTGCGCCTACG GGTCCGTATCCAGCGGGTCGCGCCGGCCGGGCCTCTCCTGCCGCGGGTGCCGCCGCTCGCCGGCCCCGAgagcccgggccgggccgaTCGGGCCGCCGATGCGGGAGCGGCGCCGCTGCGGGTTACCGCGGCCTCTCGCGCAGGCGCCCAGAGACCTCcggaggacgaggaggaggaggtcgAGGTGGGGTGGCAGGAGAAACTCTTCAGCCAG TTTGAGGTGGATCTGTACCTGAATGAGTCAGCCTGCCAGACTCCCCTGGACTGGCAGTACCATGAGGAGATCCGGAAGCTGGAGAAGGCTGGAGGTCGGAAGAACTGTCGCATCTTCACCTACACTGACCACGACCGATTCACCAACCTAGAGGAG ctctgccagaagGTAACTGACTTGGATCATGAAGTGCCATCGTATCTGGTTGAGAGGATGGCCAATGTGAGGAGGAGAAGACAGGACCGTAGGTCTGT AGAAGCAAGTTCTCTGAAGTCAAAAATCATCACCTGGGAACCTTCAGAAGAATTTATAAAGAACAATCATGTAATTAACACACCTGTCCAGACCATGTACATTATGGGGGACTTGGGACCTTATGGGAA GCTTGGTCACAGGGAGTACGAAAATGTGCTTTGCACAATCAAGGTGGATGGCAATGGGGTGATCACAGTGAAGCCTGACTTCACTGGCACCAAAGGAGCCTACCG GATCGAGCTGGATGGGGAGAAGCGAGAGGTGTGGGAATACACTATTGAGAATGCATCTGCCCAGGTgcagccagaggaggaggagcgtGAGCAGCGTGTGTTCAGAGAA CTGTACGGGCGGCACAGGGATTACCTCAGTGGGCTCGTGGGCTCAGACTTTGAAATG CCTCTTCCTGGTACTCTGAGACTTCTCGTGAATGGAGAAATAG TTTCAGCTCAAGGCTATGAGTATGACAACCTTTATGTGCATTTTTTCCTGGAGCTGCCTAACC AGTGGTCGAGCTCCCCgttccagcagctctcaggagtGACTCAGACCTGTGCCACCAAGGCAGTGGGCTTG GATAATGTGGCATACTTCTGCTACCCCTTCACTGTGGAGATGTTTTACACCCAAGAAGATGAAG ACAGTCTCCCTCAGTGGCCTGTTCTCTACTTTGAGGTCCTATCCCTGGATTTCTGGCAGAGGTATCGTGTGGAAGGATACGGGTCCTTGGTGCTGCCAACATGTCCAG GTGTCCACATGCTCACCATCCCCACCTGGCGTCCTGTGGGTCTGGGACCTGTTGCTGAAATGAGGAGGTTTTTCATTGGGGgatctcctgagctggaggactTAACCTACATCCGGATACCATCGACCTTCAAG GGAAAGCGCTTGAGCCGCTTTGGTTTCCGGACAGAGAGCACAGGGAGCGTCACATTCCGGCTCTGTTGCCTGCAGCAGTCCAG AGCCTTTCTGGAGAACAGTGCCCTGAGAAAGCACATGCAGAGTGTACTGGACCGACTGGGAGGCTtcagccagcagagctctgtctACAATGTTTTGG AGGCTTTCCAGCGGGCACGGCGCCGGATGCAGGAAGCACGGGAGAGCCTTCCCCAGGACCTCATCAACacttctgcctctgctgtgccccagccaCTGGAGCCGTGA
- the MKS1 gene encoding tectonic-like complex member MKS1 isoform X2 produces the protein MAGAARCGGSAVYRSRDPVRNLRLRVRIQRVAPAGPLLPRVPPLAGPESPGRADRAADAGAAPLRVTAASRAGAQRPPEDEEEEVEVGWQEKLFSQFEVDLYLNESACQTPLDWQYHEEIRKLEKAGGRKNCRIFTYTDHDRFTNLEELCQKVTDLDHEVPSYLVERMANVRRRRQDRREASSLKSKIITWEPSEEFIKNNHVINTPVQTMYIMGDLGPYGKLGHREYENVLCTIKVDGNGVITVKPDFTGTKGAYRIELDGEKREVWEYTIENASAQVQPEEEEREQRVFRELYGRHRDYLSGLVGSDFEMPLPGTLRLLVNGEIVSAQGYEYDNLYVHFFLELPNQWSSSPFQQLSGVTQTCATKAVGLDNVAYFCYPFTVEMFYTQEDEDSLPQWPVLYFEVLSLDFWQRYRVEGYGSLVLPTCPGVHMLTIPTWRPVGLGPVAEMRRFFIGGSPELEDLTYIRIPSTFKGKRLSRFGFRTESTGSVTFRLCCLQQSRAFLENSALRKHMQSVLDRLGGFSQQSSVYNVLEAFQRARRRMQEARESLPQDLINTSASAVPQPLEP, from the exons ATGGCGGGCGCGGCGCGGTGTGGGGGTAGCGCCGTGTACCGCTCCCGGGACCCCGTCCGCAACCTGCGCCTACG GGTCCGTATCCAGCGGGTCGCGCCGGCCGGGCCTCTCCTGCCGCGGGTGCCGCCGCTCGCCGGCCCCGAgagcccgggccgggccgaTCGGGCCGCCGATGCGGGAGCGGCGCCGCTGCGGGTTACCGCGGCCTCTCGCGCAGGCGCCCAGAGACCTCcggaggacgaggaggaggaggtcgAGGTGGGGTGGCAGGAGAAACTCTTCAGCCAG TTTGAGGTGGATCTGTACCTGAATGAGTCAGCCTGCCAGACTCCCCTGGACTGGCAGTACCATGAGGAGATCCGGAAGCTGGAGAAGGCTGGAGGTCGGAAGAACTGTCGCATCTTCACCTACACTGACCACGACCGATTCACCAACCTAGAGGAG ctctgccagaagGTAACTGACTTGGATCATGAAGTGCCATCGTATCTGGTTGAGAGGATGGCCAATGTGAGGAGGAGAAGACAGGACCGTAG AGAAGCAAGTTCTCTGAAGTCAAAAATCATCACCTGGGAACCTTCAGAAGAATTTATAAAGAACAATCATGTAATTAACACACCTGTCCAGACCATGTACATTATGGGGGACTTGGGACCTTATGGGAA GCTTGGTCACAGGGAGTACGAAAATGTGCTTTGCACAATCAAGGTGGATGGCAATGGGGTGATCACAGTGAAGCCTGACTTCACTGGCACCAAAGGAGCCTACCG GATCGAGCTGGATGGGGAGAAGCGAGAGGTGTGGGAATACACTATTGAGAATGCATCTGCCCAGGTgcagccagaggaggaggagcgtGAGCAGCGTGTGTTCAGAGAA CTGTACGGGCGGCACAGGGATTACCTCAGTGGGCTCGTGGGCTCAGACTTTGAAATG CCTCTTCCTGGTACTCTGAGACTTCTCGTGAATGGAGAAATAG TTTCAGCTCAAGGCTATGAGTATGACAACCTTTATGTGCATTTTTTCCTGGAGCTGCCTAACC AGTGGTCGAGCTCCCCgttccagcagctctcaggagtGACTCAGACCTGTGCCACCAAGGCAGTGGGCTTG GATAATGTGGCATACTTCTGCTACCCCTTCACTGTGGAGATGTTTTACACCCAAGAAGATGAAG ACAGTCTCCCTCAGTGGCCTGTTCTCTACTTTGAGGTCCTATCCCTGGATTTCTGGCAGAGGTATCGTGTGGAAGGATACGGGTCCTTGGTGCTGCCAACATGTCCAG GTGTCCACATGCTCACCATCCCCACCTGGCGTCCTGTGGGTCTGGGACCTGTTGCTGAAATGAGGAGGTTTTTCATTGGGGgatctcctgagctggaggactTAACCTACATCCGGATACCATCGACCTTCAAG GGAAAGCGCTTGAGCCGCTTTGGTTTCCGGACAGAGAGCACAGGGAGCGTCACATTCCGGCTCTGTTGCCTGCAGCAGTCCAG AGCCTTTCTGGAGAACAGTGCCCTGAGAAAGCACATGCAGAGTGTACTGGACCGACTGGGAGGCTtcagccagcagagctctgtctACAATGTTTTGG AGGCTTTCCAGCGGGCACGGCGCCGGATGCAGGAAGCACGGGAGAGCCTTCCCCAGGACCTCATCAACacttctgcctctgctgtgccccagccaCTGGAGCCGTGA